The proteins below are encoded in one region of Pomacea canaliculata isolate SZHN2017 linkage group LG7, ASM307304v1, whole genome shotgun sequence:
- the LOC112569473 gene encoding hemicentin-1-like, producing MLGFKSTTAVAVGSAEYGEGSGPVLFSDLQCVGNETSLAQCPHWGLYIHDCDHWEDVGVICNITMPVTVRLSGGTSRAGRLEISVHGEWLTVCQKKFKQSEVEVACRMLGFNRTRQVAVKSLIFETGSGYQFSSIKCQGRETSLDQCRLGSVRESDCFDVGILCDFRNLSLRLTGADRISNDMGLVEVEIASGLVMTLCVQNKKTAAVICRQLNLTSNYAALIKSWSFGRQKNSYLEAAFVCEGDERSLDECEWTNTTRDCSSHDIGIFCARRYNSPLIVSGKERYPFTEGANRSLVCSTPATYQHVEYTWSLNASGRPNGHVLTFDTLTREYNGRQVQCQAKYRKADVDVEIVKSDIHELKVYYQPSITITWTDNYRKRIHSINTFEVIEGHNVTLWCEADSNPRPASITWSGRVNSTTGELRILSADHVTHSGVYTCTVVTETVDDDDRLPLTSSYHLTVGVQDLEPRLTGAHRIRQDVGRVEVRYNGTWGAVCGHVSNNCATVICRRLGHSFVMAVTTSRVSPFGPRPEESFVVTDLQCTGRETSVALCVQSFIGLSDRCESEELGVICTGEASFLYIVLATTASYPLMEGSNVSLKCENARTFPPVTNFTWPKSGGGRAAGQFLIFDNITKVHNKGQVMCAALYKDNTTQLVYSDTSILEVYYAPSITIISEALTCTTQMSLGQLCGVTRGHNATLVCEADSNPPPASVQWLGNGQSATQELTITAADSAMHDGFYHCVVKTGLGAGDSRLPLSSHYLLILIVQYPPSVVSFQLNNENQTAIVNESSDVNMICAANGRPAPRMMLVRGSDGQELKVRPQGEIGFDEERRDLAFFLCKAECQDSGDYRCEVDNGVGHDSKTIRLLVQCAPRRKDSEGQPQYLDSRGNNRNFSINMIAYPTPQAVRLTYQRSVFKRSVERPLTNDTIIVTCGARPLSPAEVTCHIGVTQADEGFYQVLFSNDLGNLTVGFTVTSDVFDVRSGTVDTKPREYLKSTF from the exons CAATGCCGGTGACAGTCCGGTTATCTGGCGGGACGTCCAGGGCAGGACGTCTAGAAATATCGGTCCACGGAGAATGGCTTACTGTGTGTCAGAAGAAATTCAAACAGAGCGAAGTAgaggtggcctgcaggatgctgggattcAACAG GACTAGACAGGTAGCTGTGAAGTCTCTCATATTCGAAACGGGTTCAGGATATCAGTTTTCGTCTATAAAGTGTCAAGGACGGGAAACCAGTCTTGATCAGTGCAGGTTGGGATCAGTCCGTGAAAGCGACTGCTTTGATGTCGGCATCCTATGTGACTTCAGAAACTTga GTCTACGTTTAACAGGAGCTGACCGTATCAGCAATGACATGGGGcttgtagaagtggagattgcAAGTGGATTGGTTATGACACTGTGTGTCCAGAACAAGAAAACTGCCGCAGTCATCTGCAGACAACTCAATTTAACATC AAATTATGCAGCACTTATAAAGAGTTGGTCGTTCGGACGACAAAAGAACTCTTATCTTGAAGCTGCATTTGTTTGTGAGGGAGACGAGCGCAGCCTGGATGAATGTGAATGGACTAACACTACACGGGACTGCTCCTCCCATGACATCGGCATCTTTTGTGCCAGAA GGTACAACAGCCCTCTTATAGTTTCTGGGAAGGAGAGGTACCCGTTTACAGAAGGAGCAAACAGATCGTTAGTGTGTTCGACACCAGCAACCTATCAACATGTCGAGTACACTTGGTCACTGAATGCTAGCGGTCGTCCTAATGGCCAtgttttgacctttgacaccctGACGAGAGAGTATAATGGACGTCAAGTACAATGTCAGGCCAAGTATCGAAAAGCTGATGTGGATGTTGAAATTGTTAAGAGTGACATCCATGAGTTGAAAGTTTACT aTCAACCGTCAATTACAATAACATGGACTGATAACTACCGGAAACGAATCCACTCCATAAATACCTTTGAAGTGATTGAAGGACACAACGTGACCCTGTGGTGtgaggctgacagcaaccctcGCCCCgcgtccatcacgtggtcaggaagaGTGAACAGCACGACTGGGGAGTTACGGATCCTAtcggcagaccacgtgacacacagcggtgtgtacacctgtaccgtCGTCACTGAAaccgttgatgatgacgacagacTTCCGCTGACATCATCTTACCATTTGACTGTTGGTGTTCAAG ATTTGGAACCACGTCTGACAGGTGCACATCGCATAAGACAAGATGTGGGTCGTGTGGAAGTCCGATACAATGGTACATGGGGGGCTGTGTGCGGCCACGTCAGCAACAATTGTGCGACTGTCATCTGTAGACGACTGGGCCATtcatt TGTCATGGCTGTGACAACATCACGTGTGTCGCCCTTTGGTCCGAGGCCGGAGGAAAGCTTCGTGGTGACTGACCTCCAGTGTACGGGTAGAGAGACGAGTGTCGCCCTCTGTGTGCAGAGCTTCATTGGCCTCAGTGACCGATGTGAATCAGAAGAACTTGGTGTCATTTGCACTGGAG aagcATCGTTTCTTTACATTGTTCTTGCAACAACAGCAAGCTACCCTTTAATGGAAGGATCAAACGTAAGCCTCAAGTGTGAAAATGCCAGGACATTTCCACCCGTGACTAACTTCACCTGGCCGAAGTCTGGTGGTGGGCGGGCTGCTGGACAGTTCCTCATTTTTGATAATATAACAAAAGTTCACAACAAAGGTCAAGTGATGTGTGCGGCCCTTTATAAGGACAACACCACGCAGTTGGTTTATAGTGACACCTCAATATTGGAGGTTTACT aTGCACCATCAATAACGATTATCTCCGAAGCTCTCACGTGCACAACACAGATGTCGCTTGGACAGTTGTGTGGGGTCACTCGGGGTCACAATGCTACATTAGTGTGCgaagctgacagcaacccgcctcctgcgtCTGTCCAATGGCTTGGTAATGGACAGAGTGCTACCCAGGAGTTAACCATAACTGCAGCAGACTCCGCAATGCATGATGGTTTCTACCACTGTGTTGTCAAAACAGGACTTGGTGCCGGAGACAGCCGTCTTCCTCTGTCATCACATTACCTGCTTATCCTTATTGTTCAGt ATCCTCCATCTGTGGTGAGTTTTCAACTGAATAATGAAAACCAGACTGCGATTGTTAACGAAAGCTCAGATGTAAACATGATCTGTGCTGCTAATGGGAGACCTGCTCCTCGCATGATGCTCGTCCGTGGGTCAGACGGTCAAGAACTGAAAGTGAGACCTCAGGGAGAGATAGGGTTTGATGAAGAAAGACGAGACCTGGCCTTCTTCTTGTGTAAAGCTGAGTGCCAGGACTCTGGCGACTACAGGTGTGAGGTGGACAACGGGGTAGGACACGACAGTAAGACCATCAGACTACTTGTCCAGT GTGCTCCACGAAGAAAAGATTCAGAAGGACAACCTCAGTATTTGGATAGTCGTGgcaataacagaaattttagtATTAACATGATAGCATACCCGACACCTCAGGCAGTTCGTCTAACCTACCAACGCTCAGTTTTCAAGAGAAGCGTTGAGAGACCGCTCACGAACGACACAATTATTGTCACGTGTGGAGCCAGGCCTCTGTCACCTGCCGAGGTCACGTGTCACATAGGTGTGACACAAGCTGATGAAGGCTTTTACCAAGTTCTCTTCAGCAACGATCTTGGAAACCTTACTGTTGGTTTTACCGTCACATCTGATG TGTTTGATGTACGAAGCGGGACAGTCGACACAAAACCCAGAGAGTACCTCAAGTCCACGTTTTGA